In Methanoregula sp., the sequence AGGAGGAACCTGCGATGGGGTTGAAGGGGCTTGTTCCGGATCCGGCGTGAGGCCGGAACCATCAGGCTCCGCCATGTGCCTTGACCCCGGTGACCAGCGTGCTCTTGTCGGAACGCAGCGTGACACCCATGATGCGTTGCGCTGCATCGATCATCGGCTTGCGCAGCGATACGATGACGAACTGCGAGTTGGGTGCAAGTTCCGTGACCATCGATGAGATACGCTCCACGTTCGAGCCGTCGAGCGACATATCCACTTCATCGAAAGCATAGAACGGGGCGGGGATGTACCGCTGGATAGAGAAGATGAACGCTAAGGTAGTAAGCGACTTTTCCCCGCCGGAGAGGGAGGAGAGCAGGTGCACTTTCTTGTCCCGGGGCTTGACGGCAAACGTCATTCCCCCGGCAAACGGGTCCTCTTCGTTTTCCAGCACAAGGTTCCCGCTCCCGCTGGTGAGGCGGGCAAAGATCTCCCGGAAGTTGGTGTCAATAGCCTTGAATGCAGCCGTGAATGCTTCGTATTTCATCTGCTCGAACTGCTCGATCCGCTCGATAAGGCTCGTCCGCTCGCTCGACAGGGTCTCCTTGCGCTCCGTCCGCTCGCCCACCTGCCGCTCTACCTTGTCGTACTCTTCGATCGCGAGCATGTTCACGGCACCGATCTTCCGCAGGGCACCATCCGCTTCTGCAATTTTTCCTTCGATCTCCGTCAGGGAAAGGGTGGTGTCCATCTCTCCGACCTGTTGCCGGAGCATCCCGACTTCAATGCCTAAGGTTTTGGCACGCTCGTCGATTGCTCCCAGCTGGATGCTGATCCGCTCCTTGTCGGCATCAAACTTCATAAGTTTGAGTTCCGAGTCCTGGATATGCTGCGAGGCTTCACCCCGCTTGGCGCGGAGCTCGTCAAGTACTCCGGAGAACTCCTTCTGCCGCTCTTCAAGGGCAGCAATCTGGGACTTGTGGATACCTATCTGCTCGTTTGATCCTGCGATATCGGTATCGATCTGGCGGTTGCGCTCATCCTGCCGGGCGCGGTCTTCCCCGAGTTCGACAAGACGGGCATTGAAATGCTGGCGCTCGCGCTGGGCATCATTGATATCGGCATCCTTGTTCCGGAGCCGGCGTTCCGCTTCCTCGATCTCCTTGCGCTTCCTCTCCATCTGCTCGGTGAGAGCCGGGATGTTGGTATCATCGAGGCGCTTCTTGATCTCCTCGATCCGGACATTGATCGCATTGATAGCCTCAGTCGTCTTGTCCAGCTCGCCTTCGAGCGCGCCAAGCTCTGCACCGCCGTTCCGGGTCTCCTCTGTCTGCCGGGCAACCGCCGCTTCAATCGTCTGTTTCTCGACCGTGATGGCCTCAAACCGGCGCGAGAACTCCTCAGTGAACATCCCGAAACGGGCAACTTTCTGGTCGATCTCGTTCCGGGTTGCACGCCGGGCATCCACTTCTTCGACGAGACGCTTTACCCCTGCTTCCAGCGTCGCGGCCTCACCCTGTAATTCACCGAGGTGCGATCGGATCCGCATGATCTCGTCATCGACCGCAGCGCCAAAACCCCGTATGGCCTGCTTCTTTGCCGACCCACCCGTCATTGCCCCGCTCTTTTCGAGTATTTCGCCTTCGAGCGTGACCATGCGGTATTTGCCGATCAGTTTGCGTGCCCGGTCAAGGGTATCGACCACGACGGTGCCTCCCAGTGCAACGGCAAACGCCCGGTCAAATTTCGGGTCGTAATCGATCAGGTTTACCGCATAATCAATAACGCCCGGTTCCTTGACCGGGGGAAGCTGAGGGGGTTTTAATTTATTGAGGGGGAGGAACGTAGCACGCCCGAGCCGCTCCTCCTTGAGGTACCGGATCGCATCGGCCGCGATCTGATCGTCGTCGCAGACTACGAACTGGAGCTTGTTGCCTGCGGCAATATTGAGCGCCATCGAGTATTCGGGCGGGGCTTTGCCGAGGTCGGCAATGGTGCCGTGCACCCCTTCCATTGCCATGATCGCCTCGATCGCCTTACCTCCTGATTCCCCGCGGGCCTGCTGGGCAGCCTCAAGACGGTACACGTCCTGTTCCGCAGATCGTATCTCGGTTTTCAGCCGTTCAAGGGTGGAGCGCTGGGCAAACATCGCTCCTTCGAGTTCCGAGAGATTGCGGTCCAGCTCCTTCTTCTCTGCTGCAAGGTCCCCGACACTCTTCTCGCTGTCCGTGAGCTGGGACTGTTTTGCGGTATACTCTTCATCGAGCTGTTTTAAGAGCAGGGTGAGGCGTTCCAGTTCGGTGGTGCGCATCCGGCTCTTCTCGATCAGCATGTCCTGCTGGTGCAGGATGCCGGAACGCTGCGCCTTCTTCTCCTCGCTCTCTTTGAGAAGCGCGAACAGTTTCTCCCGCGAGCCTTCCGTATCTTCGGAGTGTGCCTTTAACTCGGTCTCCACCTTTTCGAGCTGGGCCTTAAACGTTGCCACTTCCATGGCAACATTCGTGCGGTCGATGGTGAGGGAACGGATCTGGTCAGTGCATTCGGTTACCCGGGCTTCTGCCCGTTTCGTATCCATGTACACACGGTTGATCGCCTCAAGATTGGTTTCCTTTTCCTTCCTGAGGCGGACAATCGTCTGCTCGGCGAGCTTGATCCCGCCCTTGGCTTCTTCTAATTCTGCGATCAGTTTGAGATAATCCGAACCGCTCTTCTTGTTGATCAGATCGTCAATATCCTTTAAATCCGCCTTTAAGTAGGCGAGTTCATTCTCCTCAATACTCCGGTCAGAGGCGATCCGTGACAGGTGGATCTTATGCTCTTCGGTTGAACGCAGGAGTGAATTGAGTTCTTTTTCCCGGTCATGGAGCTGGGCGACGGACCGGCAGTTCTGGAAATACGAGAGATCTTTCTGCCATTTCTGGTACTCAAGAGCGTGCTCGCGCTCACGTTTGAGTTCATGGGCCCGTTTGCTCAGCTCGATGAGGAGCAGTTCCTCACGTTCGATCCGCTCCCGCACGATATCGAGCTCCGAGAGCGCCTGCTGTTTCTTGGTATCGAACTCAGAAACCCCGGCGATCTCATCGATGATCTTGCGCCGCTCGAAATCGCTCATCTCCATGATGCGGGTCACATCTCCCTGCATCACCACATTGTAGCCATGGGGTTTGATCCCGTGCTTTGCAAGATGATCGACAATATCGCTCTGTTTGCAGAGCCGGTCATTGAGGTAATTATAGCTGTAATACCCGTTGCCGGTCCGCTTGATCCTCCGCCGGATCTTCGTCCCGTCTGAGAACTGGAGGGCGACTTCGGCGATATTGCGCCCGGAATTCAGGTTGATTAAGTCCGTGAGCTTCTCTGCACGGAGATTGCGGGAACTCGAAAGTGCCAGTACAAAAAGAACAGAATCGATGATATTGCTTTTACCAGACCCATTAGGACCCGATATCACCGTGAACCCTTCTAAAAAAGGGATTTTTGTCTTTTTGGAAAAAGACTTGAAATTATCTATCTCGAGTTCTGTGATATGCAAAGATCCGGCTCCTTACTTCTTTGCAGGATCCTTTGATTCTTCAGCAGCATAGATCAGGTCAGCCTGCTTGGGCTTTCCCGCTGCACCTTTTTTCTGGCCATAACCGGCACGGGCAACAATGTAATCCTTGTCTCCACGCCGGGGCTCAAGTTTCATCGTCCCATCCTGCTGCATGATCATGTCCATCGCAGGTTCTGCGGGTGCTGCCGGTACATCAGGTTGCCGTGCACCTTTGCGCATGACGACCGTGCTCCCGCCCGATGAGGGACTTCCGGCTTCTGCGGCGGGATATGGCTGCGAACCCTGGACAACAGTCGGGGCACGTTTGAGTTCCTGCCGGCTGCGTTCCTCGGTCTGTTTGGACATCTTCATGGAGACAGACTTGAGATCCAGAAGCTCCTGGGTGAGACCCTTGACCAGTGCTTCCATCTCTCTCATCTTCTTTTCTAGTGCCGCAATCCGGTCCTCAGTCGCAGCCCCGATTCCTGAATTTTCCAACATTGTAATCAGTTACTCCTGTTTTTCCCCATTGCTCACGATGCTAGATCTTTGCATACCGTTGCACCCAACAGAGGTACTCTTGTGTACAGGTGCGGCGCATACCTTATTAATAATAGTAATGATCGCCTGATTAGGAAAAAAGCTTTGTGCTTTATTGTGATAAATTGCACCAGAATTTTACATAACCACAATTCCTGCCATCTTAACCGGTAATGCCGGATCCGGCCGGGCATGAATAAAAAGAGGCATAATTTCTGCTGCGTTTTAAAAAACAGTGACGCGAAAAGGATTTTTGCTGAGGTTCATGGTATCATTCCCGGTTCTCTTCAGTTTTTACACGCTAAGAAAAGGTATTACCTGATCCGAGCGAACCCTAGTCCATATGTCTTATCTGTCTAAAACTGATCCAGAAATAGCAGATATTATCGAAAAAGAACGACTTCGCCAGACCAATGGCCTCGAGCTCATTGCGTCTGAAAATCTCGTCTCCCATGCGGTACTCGAAGCTATGGGGTCTATCATGACCAACAAGTATGCCGAGGGGTATCCCGGGAAACGGTACTACGGCGGCTGCGAGTATCACGATATGGCCGAGAATCTAGCCCGCGACCGGTTGAAGCAGCTGTTCGGCGCTGAGCACGCAAACGTGCAGCCCCACTCCGGCACCCAGGCAAACATGGCGGTTTATTTTGCGTATATGAGCCTCGGAGACACCCTGATGAGCATGAAGCTCCAGCAGGGAGGTCACCTGTCCCACGGTTCTCCGGTCAGCTTTACCGGCAAGTTTTACAAGGTAGCCCAGTATGGCGTTGACCCGATGACCGAGATGATCGATTACGGCGCAGTCGAGGAACTGGCAAAGAAGGAGAAGCCCAAGATGCTGGTCTGTGGTGCATCCGCGTACCCCCGCACCATCGATTTCAAGGCATTCCAGGAGATTGCTGATGGTGTCGGCGCCTACTGTATGGCCGATATCGCCCACATCGCCGGGCTCTGCGCAACCGGCGTCCACCCGAACTCGGTCGGCGTCGTGAACTTCACCACCACCACCACCCACAAGACCCTGAGGGGACCCCGGGGCGGCGCGATCATGTGCAACAGCGAGTATGCACAGGCCATCGACAAGGCGATCTTCCCCGGCATGCAGGGCGGCCCCCTCATGCACACCATTACGGCAAAAGCAGTCTGTTTCGAAGAAGCCCTCAAGCCTTCGTTCAAGGTATACAGCCAGCAGATAGTGAAGAACGCAAAGGTGCTGGCCGAGACCCTGATGAACAACGGTCTCCGGCTCGTTTCGGGGGGTACCGACAACCACCTGATGCTCCTCGACCTGACCGCACAGGGCATCACGGGTCTTGAAGCGGAAGTCGCGCTCGGAAAAGCCGGCATAACGGTGAACAAGAACACGATCCCCAACGAGACCAAGAGCCCGTTCATTACCAGCGGCCTCCGGGTTGGCACTCCCGCCGTCACCTCACGCGGCATGAAAGAGGCGGAGATGCGCAATATCGGGAACTGGATTGCAACCATTGTCAAGGACGTTCACAACGAAGCCGCGATCAAGGACATCCACGCAAAGGTCCATGCCATGTCCAGCAAATTCCCGATCTATCCGGAATAATTCACCCAATTTTTCAGGAATCCCTATGGTCATAATCCTTGATGGAAAAAAGTGCTCGGCAATGCGGCTCGAACTCCTCAAAGAAGAGATCGAGGATTCAGGACTCTATCCCCGCCTTGCCACCGTGATTGTCGGCAATGACCCTGCATCGCAGATGTATGTGAGGATGAAACACCGCGCCTGCGAGCAGGTGGGCATCGGATCGGTAGGTATCGAACTTCCTGCCGATGCCACCACGGAAAAGGTACTGGAATCGGTCCACCAGCTGAACAGGGATACCGATATCGACGGGATCCTCGTCCAGCTCCCCCTCCCGAAACAGGTGGATGCAGAGCGCGTGATCGAAGCGATCAGCCCGCAGAAAGATGTGGACGGGTACCACCCCGAGAACATGGGGCTCCTTTTCTCCGGCAAGCCCCGGTTCACATCGTGCACCCCGACCGGGATTATGACCCTGCTTGCAGAATACAAGATCCCGCTCGCGGGTGCCCGTGCAGTCGTAGTCGGGCGCAGTATCGATGTGGGGCGCCCCATGGCGGCATTACTGCTCAATGCCGATGCAACAGTGACGATCTGCCACAGCAAAACAAAAGATCTTGCTGAAGAGATGAAGCGGGCTGATATTCTGATTTCCGCCATCGGCAAGGCCCACTTTATCCAGCCGGCAATGGTAAAGCCGGGAGCAGTTGTCATCGATGTGGGGATCAACCAGCTGGATGGCAAACTGGTCGGTGATGTGGAATATGCAAAAGTCAGTGAGATTGCTTCCGCTATCACCCCGGTTCCGGGCGGCGTTGGCCCGATGACGATTGCAACCCTGATGGAAAACACCTACCGGGCGGCAAAGGTGAAGGCATGCACCAGTGCGTAATCAACAAGCTCACGATCGGCGGTGATGCCCCTGTCAGGCTGATGGGGGTTATCAACTGTAGTTACGAGTCGTTTTATCACGACTCCTACATCCCCACCAACGAAGTGCACAAAAAGGCGGTGGAGATGATCGAACAGGGCGCAGATCTCATCGATCTCGGTGCCCGCAGCACCGCTCCCAATGCTCAGGCGATCAGCGGGAGCGAGGAGGCTTCCCGTATCGATGCTGCACTCAAAGAGCTTGACGGGACCGGGTTCACCATCTCGGTAGACACCATGAACCCGTGGGTGCTCGATGTCTGCCTGAAACATGGCATCCATGCGGCAAACGATATCTCCGGGTTATCCTCACCGGCCTATGCCAAACGGGTGGCGGATGCCGGGCTGCCGGCTATCCTGATGGCAGCCAATTACAACCCGGGAGATGCGGTCGGGCTGGATGCAACGATGACAACGCTCAAAACCGTTGCCCGGCGGTGTGAGTCTGCGGGGATTGATAACTATATACTCGATCCGGGTGTCGGGTACTGGAGCCCGTTGCGATCCCTTGACAATGACTGGGAACTCTGCCAGAATTATGAGCACTTCTTAGAGTTCGGCCGCCCGATCCTTGCCGCAATCTCGCGCAAGAGCTTTATCG encodes:
- the smc gene encoding chromosome segregation protein SMC, producing MHITELEIDNFKSFSKKTKIPFLEGFTVISGPNGSGKSNIIDSVLFVLALSSSRNLRAEKLTDLINLNSGRNIAEVALQFSDGTKIRRRIKRTGNGYYSYNYLNDRLCKQSDIVDHLAKHGIKPHGYNVVMQGDVTRIMEMSDFERRKIIDEIAGVSEFDTKKQQALSELDIVRERIEREELLLIELSKRAHELKREREHALEYQKWQKDLSYFQNCRSVAQLHDREKELNSLLRSTEEHKIHLSRIASDRSIEENELAYLKADLKDIDDLINKKSGSDYLKLIAELEEAKGGIKLAEQTIVRLRKEKETNLEAINRVYMDTKRAEARVTECTDQIRSLTIDRTNVAMEVATFKAQLEKVETELKAHSEDTEGSREKLFALLKESEEKKAQRSGILHQQDMLIEKSRMRTTELERLTLLLKQLDEEYTAKQSQLTDSEKSVGDLAAEKKELDRNLSELEGAMFAQRSTLERLKTEIRSAEQDVYRLEAAQQARGESGGKAIEAIMAMEGVHGTIADLGKAPPEYSMALNIAAGNKLQFVVCDDDQIAADAIRYLKEERLGRATFLPLNKLKPPQLPPVKEPGVIDYAVNLIDYDPKFDRAFAVALGGTVVVDTLDRARKLIGKYRMVTLEGEILEKSGAMTGGSAKKQAIRGFGAAVDDEIMRIRSHLGELQGEAATLEAGVKRLVEEVDARRATRNEIDQKVARFGMFTEEFSRRFEAITVEKQTIEAAVARQTEETRNGGAELGALEGELDKTTEAINAINVRIEEIKKRLDDTNIPALTEQMERKRKEIEEAERRLRNKDADINDAQRERQHFNARLVELGEDRARQDERNRQIDTDIAGSNEQIGIHKSQIAALEERQKEFSGVLDELRAKRGEASQHIQDSELKLMKFDADKERISIQLGAIDERAKTLGIEVGMLRQQVGEMDTTLSLTEIEGKIAEADGALRKIGAVNMLAIEEYDKVERQVGERTERKETLSSERTSLIERIEQFEQMKYEAFTAAFKAIDTNFREIFARLTSGSGNLVLENEEDPFAGGMTFAVKPRDKKVHLLSSLSGGEKSLTTLAFIFSIQRYIPAPFYAFDEVDMSLDGSNVERISSMVTELAPNSQFVIVSLRKPMIDAAQRIMGVTLRSDKSTLVTGVKAHGGA
- the glyA gene encoding serine hydroxymethyltransferase, which encodes MSYLSKTDPEIADIIEKERLRQTNGLELIASENLVSHAVLEAMGSIMTNKYAEGYPGKRYYGGCEYHDMAENLARDRLKQLFGAEHANVQPHSGTQANMAVYFAYMSLGDTLMSMKLQQGGHLSHGSPVSFTGKFYKVAQYGVDPMTEMIDYGAVEELAKKEKPKMLVCGASAYPRTIDFKAFQEIADGVGAYCMADIAHIAGLCATGVHPNSVGVVNFTTTTTHKTLRGPRGGAIMCNSEYAQAIDKAIFPGMQGGPLMHTITAKAVCFEEALKPSFKVYSQQIVKNAKVLAETLMNNGLRLVSGGTDNHLMLLDLTAQGITGLEAEVALGKAGITVNKNTIPNETKSPFITSGLRVGTPAVTSRGMKEAEMRNIGNWIATIVKDVHNEAAIKDIHAKVHAMSSKFPIYPE
- the folD gene encoding bifunctional methylenetetrahydrofolate dehydrogenase/methenyltetrahydrofolate cyclohydrolase FolD, coding for MILDGKKCSAMRLELLKEEIEDSGLYPRLATVIVGNDPASQMYVRMKHRACEQVGIGSVGIELPADATTEKVLESVHQLNRDTDIDGILVQLPLPKQVDAERVIEAISPQKDVDGYHPENMGLLFSGKPRFTSCTPTGIMTLLAEYKIPLAGARAVVVGRSIDVGRPMAALLLNADATVTICHSKTKDLAEEMKRADILISAIGKAHFIQPAMVKPGAVVIDVGINQLDGKLVGDVEYAKVSEIASAITPVPGGVGPMTIATLMENTYRAAKVKACTSA
- the folP gene encoding dihydropteroate synthase, with translation MHQCVINKLTIGGDAPVRLMGVINCSYESFYHDSYIPTNEVHKKAVEMIEQGADLIDLGARSTAPNAQAISGSEEASRIDAALKELDGTGFTISVDTMNPWVLDVCLKHGIHAANDISGLSSPAYAKRVADAGLPAILMAANYNPGDAVGLDATMTTLKTVARRCESAGIDNYILDPGVGYWSPLRSLDNDWELCQNYEHFLEFGRPILAAISRKSFIGNLVNREPEGRLAGSLAVTMVLLQKGASIVRTHDVPQTRDLISVFERMVKKP